One Sphingobacteriales bacterium genomic window carries:
- a CDS encoding leucine-rich repeat domain-containing protein codes for MIRLSILLLFLIIKQAGAQEFITNKKFQEAKEYRSLKDALEEPKKVYKLNLKRFSQSVVPPEIGKLKNLMKLELNSNQLRNLPQELSRLKKLQYLDLSYSRHLDMNRAADVYSRCSKLTYLILADNQIKQIPNQIANLKNLKYIDLSYNRGINIKQVISVLAKAGNIRVLILADNNLSEIPESIKELKNLKELHLQYNPISEDVKKKLQELL; via the coding sequence TATCACAAATAAAAAATTTCAGGAGGCAAAAGAATACCGCTCCCTGAAAGATGCCCTTGAAGAACCTAAAAAAGTTTACAAACTTAACCTTAAACGTTTCAGCCAGTCAGTGGTACCTCCGGAAATAGGAAAACTTAAAAATCTGATGAAACTTGAACTTAACTCAAATCAGCTTCGCAATCTTCCGCAGGAATTAAGCCGTCTGAAAAAACTTCAGTATCTCGACCTCTCCTACAGCCGTCATCTCGATATGAACCGGGCAGCTGATGTGTATTCCAGATGCAGCAAACTGACTTATTTGATTCTGGCAGATAATCAAATCAAACAAATCCCTAATCAGATAGCTAATCTTAAAAACCTGAAATACATTGACTTATCATATAACAGAGGCATCAATATCAAACAGGTCATCAGCGTGCTGGCAAAAGCAGGAAATATCAGGGTGCTGATTCTGGCAGACAACAACCTGAGTGAGATTCCGGAAAGCATTAAAGAGCTTAAAAACCTGAAAGAGCTTCATTTACAGTACAATCCTATCAGTGAAGATGTTAAAAAAAAGCTTCAGGAATTGCT